The DNA window GGGCGAAGATGTGGATCTCCAGCCCGTGACGATAGTAGAAGATCCAAACATACTGCGTCTTGGAATAATGGCTGATTCTGTGAGTATCCATATAATCAAAGACTCCTTAATAAtcctaaaatattaaatttcaggaACTAACTTTGGGCTTTCTATTAGCTGGCATTGGTTATCATCGCGAAAAGTTTCGTAGCTACTTAATGGTGGATATTGGTTGGTATTCTTTTACTTTGCTTCTATTCCTAGAACCTATATGTTTGGAATATCCTGCAGACACTCCACAGGACGAGCTAGAGAACTTCTTTCTCTCCCTGTATAGAAAAACGAATATGGGCATCGTCATGATAGACCACAACACGACCAAGAGATTGAAGAACTTGATTGCGCGTTGCAATCAAATGCTGCCGATTATATTGACGGTCCCCACCAAGGCCACTCTACTGGAATATCTGGAGAAGAAGGACAAGAAGCGTAGATTACGCCAACGGGATGCCTACTAGGACATAAGTCTAGAAAGGCAGTCTTGTTTTGAATCTATTTGACAAATTCAAAGTAAATTTTAAGGCAGACTGACTGAAAaggtttgtgttttttatgggGATACCACCATGAGTACAAGATattataccattttttttaagaatatagAGGCTATTAAGAAGTCCCCCTTAGGACTGAGACTGAGCTTtcccatttaaatatttgttcatCAAAGCTAATAATATTGGAAATGACTTCCAAGTCTTTTCAAGCAAATAGTTCATAAATCGCAATAGCCTTgattgagacaaaatattttgtatttactCTAGCTTACATATCCACCTGCTGTTCACTTGGCccggaaaaataatttgcattgCCAGTTGTGGCagtttatttgcttttggccaaaatactCGAAGCCAGTCAGAGGCGGGCTGACTGCAACTGATTCAATTTGCCTtgaacaaataataaaaaccgaATGAGAATGAAATCCAAAACTATTAACCCAACAATTGGATTGGCGGTTttctgtacttttttttttttgtattctgtTGCTTGTTTCCACTTTGTTGCCATTTCAGTTTCAGGAGGTTGTGGccaaaattaattacaattacCTTTGGCTTCGTTCGATTGCACTTTGGCAAATGGTTCTGACAAGCCCGCCAAAGTGAATGGTTTTCGGCCCACACCccaaaagtaacaaaaaaaattacaaagttTTTCAACTGCTATCCAGTATCCCAGTATCTTTATCCTGAATCTTAAAACTTGTATCCGTTTCTGTAACTAAGGTTAACCTGAGCTGTCATCTCCAGTGGCTCGAAAGTTAAGTTGTCGGACCAACTACTGCTTAACCGCAAAACGTGGTCATAAATTTGACGTGCTCTCTCATCTTCAAAGGTTACTCCGATatactatatttattatatatgtatatttatttttttctgttggaAAGTCATGGGTCAATCGaaacaattttgttttttgcgcCTGATTAGCTTTTTGGGGGAACATTTAATTGAATCGTTGGGCATTCAAGCAGCCGGAAACTTCGATTccgattctgattctgattccgaTTTCGTTTCCGTTTCCACATCCTGGCTTAATTTATGTGCATATTTACCTTTTCAGGCTTgtagaaaaagaaaacacaaatatatatatcaacTCTGATGTATATATTTAGTTGGATTGCCGTTCTAGGCAGGGGtcggagaaaaaaaaaaaagctgtcAGCAATTAATTTGTTTAGTCGCGCCAAAGTGAATTAACAGGAAATCTGTGAAGCAAAAACAACTGCCAAGTcctattttctatttaatcCGCTAAAGCCTCACTCAACcaataaatatgtatacatttatataaatttatttgtatattgTATGTCGGGGCCTTTCTTGGTCTTTGATTTTATCGGCGTGAACATTTCAAAGCGTCTTTTGAAGGCTCTACAGAATCAACAACTGACACAAAAATATCCTTCTGAGGGAAGAGTCTGTGTTTGAAACTGAAGGAAAAGTTACactcaaaaaatttatatattttactgTGATTTCACATAAAAAGGTTCACCTATAAACCTTTTTCATGGCCTTTAAAAATCTTTCCTCCAACCTCCAACCAAAAGtttaaaagaattttcttTTAAGAAACTCATTTATTTCTCTGCCTGTATCAGGTTAACTTTAGCCTCCAGGGCCTTCATCTCGGTGCGTAAATTTAATTACACTTATGAGTGAAGTTTTCATGAAATCTCAGAAATCCCCAGAACCTGGAGAAACTCAAAGCCAGGATATTCAGATAAAGTTTTGCAACTGAAGGCAGCCTCAGGTGTCTGACGGAGGATGTTTAATGAAAAGAAACATCAATAATTTATCCTAAAATATCCCAGAAATCTCTGGAAAATCAGGGCAACATAATAAATGCAACAATAAGGCATTATTAATATAAATGTATACATCaatattgatttttagtttgcaAATTGCAATCTAGAAACTGGAATGTAGCACGTTTCCTTGTTATTtgcaatttgcattttccatttgTAATTGGCAGGACTTGTCTATCTCCCATCTCTATCCCTTTTAGCAGCTCTGTCGCCTTCTCTTTtctctgattatattttttatattttatacagtatatgtatattttttagaaaggTTCTCCCGTAGGCTATACTCAGGATAATGCACCACAAAGCTTCAACTTCAATTTCGTTTAACAAAAGACTCGGTCGGGCAAACAAGGCAGCGTCAAACAGAGatggaaatacaaaaaaagggaaagagacagagacacaaagagagaaagagaaagagactGGGATGGGGCCAGAGCCTCTGTAGAGCAAACAATTACAGCCTTGAAATGTATTCTTCTGACAGGACAGCCAtcattcatatttattttttatatattttttagctacCTTGTTGCAAGGGGGAGggtagacaaaaaaaaatatataaaaaataaacaaagaatTCATATACGAAGtaataatttgatttttgtagTTGCTTTGTGTGGGAAACTACGTGAAATTTAATATACTCGCTCGTTCGTTCGTTCGTTTGTaaaattgcgtatacgcccccttgtattcaaatataaaaataaaatataaaaaaaaacgcgtcaaaaaaggggggaatattttttggggatttttcGTATAGGGGTTGCTAACTCATCAGCGTGAGGCTTATGGCTTACGGCTTACGGCTTCAGTAACGCCggagtttttccttttttttggttttgttctCCATCAGATCCcctaaaaattgaaaaacacacacacacacatacccacttagagacacacacacaataaCACACATTTGTATGTGTGGCTTAAGTGGCTGGTATTGTTTTTACATTAAAATATCATTAATTTTCATGCTTCCTTGGTTCGGATGGCTTGCCTTCGGATGGCTTGTTGTTTTTCGGTTTATTCGACACCCCGCGTCATAAGTGTAAGCCTGTTTGTGTACGCCAGTATAAAGCCATTAACACGAGGCGTGAAATGAGCGCATATATATGCATGATGGAGCAGAACTAAGGGCTCCAAGTACATATCCCTTGCAGGGAGTTCAGGGAGCAGGGCAGGCCAGGTTGTCTGTTTTTGGTGACAAAATTAAATGGAATTGAATTAAGTGCAGACTTTCAAGTTGAGTGATATTTAATGGTGTTTTTAAGGTGGagtttaaatagttttttgtttttattgagGAAAATGAAAGCCTATAGAActcagaaagaaaaaaattaaaaaataatccaTTTAAGAAATACTAAGTATTAGAGAGCTTTGATCTTTTCTCTCATTtcttatattatatatttaattttcaattatgcttctttaaaataaacttctTCCTAAAAATATCTAAACTCTTCCCCATTTTTCTAACTAATCTCCCGGAAAACAACTTCCCACCAGTTATGCTTCTAATGGACTGACCATTTCCAGTCCTACAaggccccaaaaaaaaggtcaTAGGCCTTAAATGCTACACAGCTAAGCTCCATTCTGACACAGCCCTATATATATAActgataaaatatatatacagatataggtatatatatacagacaCACATCGAAAGTGAATTCTAGCTGAATAAGCGTGGCAACAGCCCATGGcccaataaaaaatcaaaaggaataagttgttaatatttttttgtgacttGTTTTTCGTCTTCTCATATATGTAGGtattatgtgtgtgtgtttgtgagcTGCTTAAGCTGCCAATAATGATATCAGAGGCGAAGGGCAGAAAGGGGTTTCAAggaaaagtattatttaaatataatagcTCAAATTTTAGGCTTGAAAGTTTATTGGCAGAAAGGATCCCCTTTTTACAAATTCTCTGCCATGTCTCTGTATAAattacaaacacacacacacacatacatataaacaAATCGCACAATTGGCTCTAAAGCTGTGTGTCTGAG is part of the Drosophila bipectinata strain 14024-0381.07 chromosome XL, DbipHiC1v2, whole genome shotgun sequence genome and encodes:
- the LOC108121184 gene encoding uncharacterized protein, coding for MSKPDEPPHRPAANKLPAAQAKKKSRAHDEGEVVIQNRNKDRDSSGSDNEGAGEDVDLQPVTIVEDPNILRLGIMADSELTLGFLLAGIGYHREKFRSYLMVDIDTPQDELENFFLSLYRKTNMGIVMIDHNTTKRLKNLIARCNQMLPIILTVPTKATLLEYLEKKDKKRRLRQRDAY